The Phormidium yuhuli AB48 DNA window AGTCTCTGTATTGTGATTGAGGACTTCCGGCTGAGCCGCCAGAATGGTTCCTAACGCCTGCCAGTTCCCACAGAGATCCGGAATCAACACCTCAATGGTGGTTCCTGGGGACTCTTGACGCACCGCCTCAATACAGTTGACAAACTGAGTGGCTCCACCGTCAGGCAAATCATCCCGATTCACGGAGGTGATCACCACATGATTGAGCCTCAGTCGCCGCACAGCTTCGGCGAGATGGTGGGGTTCGTTGACGTCGAGGGGCTGAGGTTTCTTCTCAAAGTCAATATCACAGTAGGGACAGGCGCGAGTGCAAGCCGGTCCCATAATCAGGAAGGTGGCAGTCCCATTGTTGAAACACTCACCAATGTTGGGACAAGAGGCTTCCTCACAGACGGTGTTGAGGCTGAGGTCTCGGAGAATCTCTTTAACGTTACCCACTCGTTGCCATTGGGGGGCTTTGACACGCAACCAGTCGGGTTTGAGGGTGGCTCGCTCCACGATTAATCTACCTATTGCAAGAGGACTGAAGGTTTCATTGTACCGTGGGGGAGGAGGGAAGGAAGAGGGAACACCGGAGAACCCACCCCGCCCTCCGGGCACCCCTCCCAAGAGGGGAAAGACGTAGACTTTTATGGTAGGTGAGCGATAGTCGAACCCTGGTCACCCTAGGTAAGAGGCAAGAGGCAAAAGGCAGTAGGGTCGGGAGTTAATTATCTGACCTCGGGCAGGGGTTGGACGTTAAACAAAATGCCTGTGGAGACGGTCTAGCGGGAAAGGATGTCAAAACGAGTGACATAGGAATCAGAGCCAAATTCTTTAACCACTGGGGGGATTCCCTCAAGGTCAAGTGTGGCTGTGCCATCGGGATTGACTTGATAACGCCACTGACTTCCTGGACAACTTGACGTCTCAATTCCGGTTATACGTTGAGGGAACTGCCCTTGCTGACGGGCTTGGGTCTTAACTTGTTGAACCTTTTCGGTCAACTCCAGGGCAAATTTCAATTGTTGCACTCTCACCCAAAAGCTAAAACTATAATCAATCACATTTGAGTAGTCAATAAAATTCCATCGCGTTGGTTGGATAGTGCCCCTCAAGTCTTCCACTTCAATTGCACAGACGTCAGATCCTTTGATTCCCTGCAACATTTGACTATGATTGTCCCAGGTTTCGGCTGCAACTAGGTTAAGGTAGGGGGTCGCTAATATCCAGAGAAAGCTACCAATTGGAGAGGTTTCTCCCAATAGATAGTCATCCTGATATAAAGATGTGTGGATATGTCCTTCGACTTGAAGTCCATTTAGTATGGACATTTCTAGTTTTTTGACGGTTTGATTAAGTTCAGGATAGATTTCTTGAGGAACGTCATCAAGTTGACGTAGAACTGCTGCTAGATCATTGTGGGCATTTAAACTAATAATTTGAGCGATTAGGTCTGGCTGTTGAGGAAAAGAATCTACAAGCCGAGTGAGTGCTTTTAGGGTCAAGAATACTTCGTCTGTTTCTCCTGCACGATCATCTCTGATGGCTTGAACTAACATTAGCCTGAAGACATTAAACCGACTGAGAAAGCTGGGTAGAGAGGTGGTGACTGAGATAGTTCTGATATCGTAGCCCATCCCCCAGTCTAAGGCTTCTCCTTGCACAAGGCGATCGCGAAGTGTCCTCAATTCCTGTTGCTGTGCATCGAGAGACGTTATCAGAGCCTCGGGAATGTCTGGGAGAGAGTCTTCTGTCGTCTCGACTATTTTTTTCAGGTAAGGCTGAAGAGAACTAGGGATTTCAGAATCGCTGATGTCTTGCCCAAATGCATCTAGATCTGAGGCAAGGGTGTTAGCCGGTTTTGGAGGAAACTGTTGATAGAGTTGTTCCCGGTCTTCCTTGGCTTCTGCTAAGCTCTGACGACTGGCGGTATTCGCTACCCACAAGAGAATAGACCATCCGCCAATTAGGAAGAGATTGACAAGAATCAGTAAACGAGCATTCCGAGTTAACGAATTCATAAGGACTTACCTCAGATTTCTATAGCGGTTGTTTATTATTTGTTGCTATCAAGGCATTGCTGCAAAATGTTCTAAGAGGAAACGGTGAATAAAAATATAGCCTCCCCCCATTTTTTGGAGAAAAATACAGGTGGTAGCATAGTCTAGGAAATGGGCATCGTTTCTAGGAATCAATTGATGCGATCGCAGCATACTCCTGAGAAGCCCATGTTTGAGGGCCGTAAGTCCACCACTCAATAGGGCTACCGCGACCCCAATGGCGATCGCAACAGGAATCGGTCCGCCGAGTAGTCCGAACAGGGTTCCTAAGAGAACGATGACAATACCCCCTAAAATTGAGGCGTTATACAGAGCTTGCCAAATTCCCTGATTCGGCCATGTGGTTTTATCAATGCCAATTCCTGTAAATCCCCCAATCAAAAACGCAATCAGTCCACCGACGAGCTGACTCATTATACCCAAGGGAATTCCAAACAAAATCGGAGCCAGCAATAGGGTGAACAAGGAATTATGCAAGCTTTCTCCTGATAATTCAAAATTATTTGACAAGGCATTAAAGACGGCAATTCCTCCGAAAACAAGCCCAAATCCTAATCCCCACCACATCCCCTTTGCAAGACTCTTTTTGCCTGCAAAACTAGACCATTGAAGCTGATTAGCTGGGATAATTGGATTCTTTAGCACCGACCAAAACAGCAGCCCGAGACCAACATAAGAAAGATAGAGAACCGGCACGTTTACGGGTTGAGTCAAGACTGAATCCATACCAGCTACCGAGCTGTATATTAGTCCAAAAAGCCAGCCCAACATCAAAACAATCAAACCCACCAAAAGACTGAACCCTAAAGCACCGATGGGTTTCAATAGTTTTTGACCTAAGACTGTTTGGAGTTCTGTCCAACAAACCGCACTAACTCCTCCAACTATAATTCCCCCAAACAGCAATATTAAAAACAGGGGAAATTCCTCTAGAGACGTTGTGATAACATAAGGAAAAAATGTCCAGAGTATAGCTCCCAGGACTGCCCCCAAAATAACTGAAAGTTTTAGATTGTATTCCAGGATTTGTTGCTTTGTCTGTAGCCAATTTAGCTGAATCCCTTCAATCAAGAATATAGTTTGGGACTCGCGAACTAACTGTTTTGCTAAATAGCTCAGCCAATGTTGAGTCTGTTGGTCAGAATAGGGTTTGGGGCCAACATGACGGTTAAGCATTCGTTGAATATAGGTATCAAACAAATGCTGACGTCGTTGTTCGGGGGTGACCGTTTCTTGGAGTTCAGAGGCGGACATCCCCTGATACGCCAGGGACATGATACTCAGCATCAATGGCGATCGCCCGAACTCTCGTAAATGGGTATCCTCGTCCATCACCTGTGCGACCCCAGCCAAGGCATCACCAGTCCCCTGGAAATAATCACTAACCTGCTCAGAGGTGAGGGGTTGTAAACAAATTGCCCCTTGAAGTTGTAGACGAGTGTTCAAGGCTTCATAATCTTGAACCCGGCTACAGACAATTAGTTCTGTTTGTCCGTGGTCTTGATAAAACTCATTAATAGCTGCAACACAAGCCTCTCGGCGGTTCGATTGTACTTCGTCTAAACCATCAAGAAGTAGGAGGAGTTTCTGTTCCTGAATCCAAGTGCTTGCAGTTTGCTGACGCACCTGATACTTGTGTTTAAGTTCTGCCACGAGCCAATCGGCGATTGTTTGTCGTTTCCCCCGCCAAGATGAGAGGTTAAACAGGACGGGAATCGGTAGGCTGACATCGTACCTGGCCCGTTCAATCAACTCCCGAGCCATTTCTAGCAATGTTGTTGTCTTACCAGACCCGGGTTCCCCTAAAATCAGTAGAGTTCGCCCGACGCCCAACTCATCAAACTTATCCAAGGCTTGAGTTCCCGATGGTAGGGGTTCAGAATGACTCTCCTGTTGCCACGTCATTCCCCAGGGACGATCCAACAGATCCTCGCGAGAGGCGAGTCCTAAGTCCAACAGCACTCGCCCTTGTAAGGAACGTTCCAAACCGCCCTTAATCCAGATTTGATGAACTTTCTCAAGGAGGACTTGCCGGTTCCGATAGTCTTGGCGTAGAGGGACAGTTGGACTGGGCTGGCGTTTGGGGCGATCGCCTGACTCTAATAAAATCTGATAAACGGGGAAGGCATCACTGATATTTTTGAGTTCCCGAAGTCCCAAATAGGTCGCCTTCACCGATAGGGTTTTCTTGACATCATCGTAAACCGACTTCGAGATACAGATTCCGTTGGGTTCAGCTTGGGTTTGTAAGCGGGCCGCGATATTGACCCCATTGCCCATGATGTCATTATCTTTAAGATAGACATTCCCGACATGAATGCCGATGCGATGCTCTAAAATGTCAGGGTCTGATAGGGTTTTGCGCTGTTCTACGAGCTGTTGTTGAATCTCAAGGGCACAGGCAACAGCGGAGATGGCTTGCTCGAAGTACATTAATAACCCATCTCCCGTGGATTTGAGAACCTGCCCCCCCTGACGCTGACAAATTTCGGTCATCAGCGTTAGGTCTCGTTCCACCAACCGTAGGGTACGGTTTTCATCGACAGCCATTCTGGCACTAAAGCCGACAGCATCACTGAACACAACAGCCGCCATGACGAGCTGTGAATCAGACGCAGTTTCCAATTGATCCATTGTTTCAGACCTCACCGCTAATTGGGATAGACACATAGGAAACGTGCCGAAGACAAGGGAAACGTCAGTCCTGAGGCTTGCTTCGCCCAGTTTAACCGCAAAAATTGCAAAGTTGCCCAAAACTGCCTACCCCCTGTAGGTAAACAAATGTATCAATTCACCTGAGGCCTTGACATTTAATTTGAAAACGGTAAAAATAGATACAGAAAGATAAATCGTTCATCTCTCCACATCACCACGCTCTAAACATCTTAGAGCCAAGTGAGGGGAGACGGAAGTAGGGACAACTCCCGAAGGAACGCGCCTCTTTGCTCATTTCACGCTCTGGAGGCGAAAACCATGGAACTCACTTATCGCGGCATTGCTTACAACACCACTCCGGTTCAAGTCGAAGCACAAGCTTCTACAGAAGGGTCTGGCAAGTATCGTGGCTTAGATTGGCGCTTTTGTAACGTTCAACCTAAGTTGACTCAACAGCCCACCATTGAACTGAAATATCGGGGTGTCAGCTATCGCACTAACGAAGCAGGTCAGGCGGAATCTGTTTCAGAACAGTCTCGTCGTTTGATGATGAACAACACTCGTCGCAGTGAACGTCGTCATCTGACTATGTTGAATCGCTCCTTCGCCGAGTTGGGTGCGTAGTTCTCTCACCCTCAACTGAGTCCCACTTAAAAGCTGTCAGCAAGACCTGCTATATGATTGCTGGCTAATAACAGAGCCGACCTAGACATTCTGGGTCGGCTTGATACTGTTTGAGGGGTAGGGGGGGAACCCTAAATGTTACAGAAATTTATATTCGTAAATCAGATACTCTCGTTAAGTAAAAATTGCTATCATTTCGGGTTAGGGCGATCGCCAATTGTGTAGAGTAGACAGTAAGGCAGAGATCAACTTGACCTGGAATTAGCCGGAACGTTGCCTTTGCCTCCGTTGTAGTTCTTTATTGGAGGTTTCAATCCTAATTTCGTTTTGTCAGTGTCGATGCAGTTTGTTGATTCATGACTGCCCCAGCACCTAGCCGAAGAATCACTGATTTCACCCCCACCCAACCGACTTTAAGTAGAGCCGGAAACAGGGAGACTAATGTGGAATTGCCGGATTCATGAGGCTAGGTGTTGCGTTTAAGAGTATTTATACTCAATGAAAAAGCATCTTCAAAGATATAATTGAGCCTAGCTTTTAACTGTAACATTTCATTAAATTGACTTGCATATCTAGGGTGAGTTGCCTATAGTGGTAATCAGAAGCCGGAAGAAGGCTTCACGGCAGATAAGCACAGCGCAGTCCACATTAGTAAACGAGGTAAATACGCTGTTAACTCTAACATCTGTCCAACTCCAAAACACAACGACACCCGCCCAAGCGACTGAAACCTCCTCGAATTAGCCGACTGGGAGCAACTCAGCACAATCATCCCCGAGAGATGTTTTTGGCTGTGCCTCCAGAAAGTCTCAACAACTATGAGGAAATCACTCGTCCGACTGGTCTGGGTGTCGTTGTTGTTTTGTATAGAGGGATTTAGGTCTCTCCCAAAACGGTCTCGGTTAGACCACTGCAAACCGACCGCTGATGGCCCCCCAAGCGACGATAATCGCTAAGACCCAGAGATAATAGGAGAAATAGCGGAATCGGGCTTTGTAGAGGAAATTCAGGACAATCTGTAGGGCCCCAATCCCGACGACGGCCGCCACTAGGAAGCCAATGAATAGGGGCAGAAACTCCAGGGTGAGGGAGTCGGCCCGTAAGACATCAATCAGTTGTAAGGCTGTAGCCCCGAGAATGGTGGGGAAGGCGATAAAAAAGCTATATTCAGCGGCCCATTGTCGTTTTAAACCGACAAATAAGGCAAAGGAAATGGTCATCCCACTGCGGCTGAGGCCCGGCATGAGAGCTAATCCTTGGCCGATACCGATGACCGTGGCCACCCAGGGGGTGATTTGTCGTAAGCCTCGGGGTTGGCGTAATTTGCGATCGGTGTACCAGAGGAGAATGCCGGTGATGGTTAGGGTGACGGAAATGGCCAGGGGATGGGCGAAGATTTCCTTAAATAGCGATCGCATGGGAAAGCCAATTAAGCCGGTGACGAATACTGATAGTAGGCCGAGAACGGCCAGACGCAGGTAGAGGCGATCGCCCTCTCGGGGATGGGTGGGAACCAGTAAGGAGGTTAATCCTTTAAACTGGCCCGGTTGCGATCGCCACTCGGACAGCAATTGAGCTAAATCCCGCCACACCTGAGCCAGAAACCGGCTGAGACTGCGGCGAAAGACGACAGCAATGGAAATCAGAGTCCCCACATGGACGATTAAATCGAACAAAATCATCTCGGCACTTTCGGGTGAGGGTAAACTCGACCCCTGCTGAATCAGCCAATGTTGGGTTAACACCAGGTGACTCGTGGAACTGACTGGGAAAAACATAAAAATGCCTTGGATGATTCCCAGGAGAATGGATTCAAAGATGGTCATGGGGGCAAGGGGGGAGGGGCAAGAGGCAAGAGGCAAAAGGCAAGAGGCAAGAGGGGAGACCGTTAGGTTTGGAGATTTTGCTGTACTAATTAAAATGACTCTTGTTTTTGTTTTTTTGTTTTGAGTCTGGGCTTTCAGCGATTACTGACTCAGTTTAGCTTGTTCATGTTTGAAGATGGGGTTAAAAAAAATTCTGAAATGGAGATCGATTGTCCTCAAAGTCTGTTATTATACTAAACCGTTGCGCACATGATGCTTGTAAGCGGTCAACTGTGCAACATCCCCTCTGGGGGCGGTTAGCTCAGCGGTAGAGCGCCTGCCTTACAAGCAGGATGTCACTGGTTCAATCCCAGTACCGCCCATTTAAAATCAGTTATAGCCTTTAACAGCCAGGATTGCCCGGAATCAGGAGACTCGGCTGAGGGGTGCGATCGCCCGCAAGCCGGGGAGTTCCTTGGTCGTCAAATTGTAGGGCCTGGGCTTCTCTGAGTCGGGGTTGGGGAGATGAGGGTGACTGGGGTGGCTGTTCGCTGACGTCAGTTGGGGCCGCCGGTACCTGTATATCTTCCCAGACAACTGGGTCTGTTGTGGGAGTCCAGGGAACCTGGGGTAATCCTCCCTGGCCGGTGGTGATAAAGCGGCTGTCCCCAATGTGGCAATTAGATAACATCACTAGGGGGGTGAGAGGCTCGGGGAGAGACATTAGGGCAGCGGAGAAATTAATCTCTGGACTGTTGATGCTGACTTCGCCACTAAATTCGGGTCCGAGGAGGGAACTGGCGGTAATATCACTTTGAGCCGTTGGCGACTCACGAAAGGCAATGCCGAACATCCCCTCGGCGGTAATGTGAACTTGTCCACCACGACCTTCGAGAGCGTTGGCACTGATGTTACTGTTTTCGAGGGCGACGAGGGTGGAGGTGGTGATGCTGATATTCCCCCCGTCAGCGGTCCCCGCATCGGTGTTGATGGTACTGCCCTGGCGTAATTGTAGGGCCTGCGATCGCACTTGGATATTGCCCCCGGGACCGGACACCGTCTCGGCATTAAAGTTACTGCCTCGGTCTAACAGAATCTCACGGGCTGTGACCTCTAAGTTGCCGGCGGCTCCCTCTCCGAAGCTACGCACATCGAAACGAGAGTCATCTCTTAGAGTAATGCGATCGCTAAATACTTGGATATCCCCACCCGCTCCCGTGGCATCTGGACGAATATCTTGACGGCCTGAGGTGGAGGCGAAGAAGTTCCTAAAGCCAAAGATTGGCGATCGCCCCGATAGGTGAATCTCATCAGCTCTGACCTCTAACCGCCCTCCATCAGCAGGACCGAACGTTTCCGTGGATAAACCCGCTCCATCCTGGAGAATTAAGCGGGGGGTATGCAGGGTCACATTCCCCGAGGGAAAGCTGCCGAAGGTGGCGGTAACAATCCCACTGCCAAAGCGTCCATCCTCGGATAATCCCGTCAGTTCCAGGGATTCTCGGGCTTGAATGTTGATATCGCCTCCTGACCCCCCTTCTATAATAAGGACATTGCCTAACCAGCCGCCGCTGTTGGAGGCAATTGTCCCACCGTCAACGGCTCGCAGATGAGTGGTAACGATATGAATATCCCCTGCTGTCCCGGTTGCTAAAAAGGAGTTACTGAAAATTCCTGTGAGAATGAAAGCATCGGCACGGCTATTGATTACATCAATCCTATCCTGGGCTGCAATGGTAATCTGACCGCTATGGCCATCGCCGAAGGTTGCCCCCGCTACGATGCCACCGTCACGGATACGTAAGCGATCAGTATTGATAGTGACATCGGCGGCTGACCCCTGACTATTGGGAAGTGTCAGGCTCAGAAAACCAGATTCCTGTATATCTAGGCTCTCCCCGACATCAACGGTAAGATTTCCTCCCTGGGCCGACTCAAACACGGCCTGATTGACCATTGAACCTTGCTGGAGGGTCAAATCCCCATCGGTGATCAGGTGAATATCCCCAGCCTGACCGGAAACCCCTTGAGAAAAGATGCCGCTTATAACAGTGAGGGGTTGCAAGCCATCCCCCGCCATCGTGGCCAGATACTGACTGAACGGCTCGAACCCACTACCCAGTAGCATGATTCCTTCCCTCGCCTCTAGGGTAATGTCTCCTCCCTGGCCACCGTCATCCACAGAACTGACCACAGCCGCATTATCCCTGAGGTGGAACTGTTGGGTTTGAATCTGGACATCGGGGCCATTTTGGGAGAGGATGCGAGACTCTGGGTTTAAGTCAACCCCAGTCTGCATGTCAATGGCGATCGCACCGGTTCCCGATGAAAGAATCTGGGCCTCGGTCATGGCCAGGCGATCACCCAACAGGCGAATCTCTCCCCCCTCCAGGATGGCTCCCTGAGTTAATTCAATCGGTCCTAAGGTCCTGGCCGTCACCGCCGCCACCCGTCCCTGGCCATCGAGATTAACCCGGCTTCCGGGGCCAAAACTCCCGAACTCCATTCTCTGGGGCGATCGCACTCCTCCCCCCACCATCTGCACCTCTCCTGCCAACAAACTCAGTTGGGCCGCGTCTAACCCCCTCACCTCCCCCTGACTATCCCGGGCCTGAGAGCGATTGACAATCGTTCCCGGAGTGTCACCAAACTGAAGACCGATGGGAACCGAGATTTGCAGGAGCGGGGGAGATTGGCTGGGGGAGGTTCCCCAAACGCTACCATCGGCAAACTGGATTTGTTCGGCCGTCGTCCCTAAAAAGGCCCCACCAATGGATAATCGTGCATTGTCGCCAAAGTGAATGCCATTGGGATTAATCAGAATTAGATTAGCGGTTCCGTTAGCACTGAGATGTCCATCGAGTTGGGAGAGGTCCGAACCCGTCACTCGGGTGATAATCGTCTCCAGGTTGGGCGCATTATCAAGATGAACCTCAAGGGATTCTGGAATGGAAAACTCCTGAAAACTATGGAAGAGGGTATCTCCTCGCACAGTTCCCCCTTCAATGCGAATCTGATTCCCCTCGGGAACCAGACGGGAGTTTTCCGGGAGGCTGTCATCTGGACGCAGTTGTGAGAGGCTGGGGCTGGGGGTTAGGCTCTGGAGGATGACCAGGCCAGCGACGAGGTGCGGCCAATGGATGTCCTGGAGTACGTGATGGCTCATCTGGCAAGTCTCATCGAATAGTCTTGCGTCCGTGACGCTGGAGTTGAGCGAGCGACTCTTATCTGTGGTTATAGGGGCAGTTCGGGGCCCACGGGAACAATACCGGTAGGATTGATGGCGTCATGGCTGCGATAGTAGTGAGCCTTGATATGCTCAAAATTGCAGGTTTCTGAGATGCCGGGATGGTGATAGATCCGTTTGACATAATCCCAGAGGTGGGGATAGTCCCAAATATGGCGACGGTTGCATTTAAAGTGACCGTAGTAGACGGCGTCGAAGCGGATGAGAGTGGTAAATAGGCAAATGTCCGCTTCCGTGAGGCGATCGCCACAGAGGTAGGCCTGTTTCTGCAATACGGATTCCCAATGGTCTAACGCCGCAAAAAGCTCATTGACGGCATCCTCATAGGCCCCTTGAGTGGTAGCAAATCCGGCTCGATAGACGCCATTGTTAATTGGCTGATAAATCGCGTCAATCGTTTGGTCAATGCGCCCCTGGAGGTCTGGGGGGCAGAAATTGCGCTGGGGATCTTCGGCAAAAAAGGCCTGATCCAGCATCCGAATAATCTCGCGAGATTCGTTGTTGACGATAGTCTGCTGCTGTTTATCCCATAAAATGGGAACCGTGACCCGGCCGGTCATTTGAGGATCGACTTTGAGATAGAGATCTCGAACATAGGTGGTTCCATTGACGGTATCGGGGATACAGCCCGGGGCCTCGGAGAAAAACCAGCCCTCAACCCCCATATAGGGATCGACAACTGAGAGGCTAATGGCTTGCTCTAAGCCTTTTAAGGCCCGCATAATCAAGGTGCGATGGGCCCAAGGGCAGGCATAACTTACATAAAGATGGTACCGTCCCGCTTCAGGGGTAAAGCCCTGTTCCCCCTCCTGAGTCATCCAATTCCGGAAGCGAGTGGGGGGACGGAGAAAGCGTCCTTGCTCGTCGTCTTGCTGACGCTTTGATGTCCATTGTCCGTTTACTAATTGTCCCAACGCCATGATATTTGCTCCGCAACAGTCTGATACAAGGTTTGCTGATACTACGAGATTGCCGAGTATTAAGTTCCTGGAGGAACCTACGTCGGATACTTGGATTGAGCAGGCGATCGCCCATCTGGATACCATACTCCTGGATCACTCCCATTGTGAACGGAAAGCGGCGGCCAATGCTCTGAATTTAATGTGTCGTTACCCCTCCGATGGGCCGCTGTTGCGGGAACTGACGCGGTTGGCGGAGGAGGAACTGGAGCATTTTCGGCAGGTGAATGAAATTTTAGAGGAACGGGGGATTCCTTTAGCGCCTTTGAATGCGCCGCCCTATGCCTCGCAGTTAAAGCGCCAATTGCGCCATAATGAGCCGGAGCGTAAACTGGACTTGTTACTGGTGTCGGGATTGATTGAGGCGCGATCGCATGAACGGTTAGGGTTACTGGCCACGCATCTGCCCGAGCCGGATTTGGCTGAGTTTTACCGTAGCCTAATGGCATCGGAAGCTCGTCACTATGGTATATTCTGGATTTTAGCCACCCATGAGTTTCCCCGAGATGTGGTCAACCGCCGTCTTAGAGAACTCGCTCAGGTAGAATCGGAGATTTTGGCCAGCTTGCATCCTGAACCTCGCATTCATAGTTAAGCCGTCCCTGGGCCCTGTTCCCTGTGAGTTCCCTTCCTCCCAAACCGCCTAACTCAGACAGCTTGGGGCAACTCAGTCCCGAACAAGAGCAACAGGTACAACGTTGGCAACGGATGGCAGCATCCCGTTCTTCATCTCGGGGGGGGATTCCTTGGCGGTTAGTGGCTTGGGGCTTGGGGATTTGGGCGAGTTTATTGCTTGTGGCCGTCGCCGCCTTTGTGCTGCTGAGTCATCCTCGCTATGTGGGGGGAAGTTCCGAGGAACCGCGCGATCGCCCTGGACTGGGGATGGGGGTGGTGATCGTGGTTAGCTGTGTGGGGGGAAGTCTATTACTGGGGCGTTGGTTGGAGATTCGGGGACGCCGTTAACGATAGGTACAACCTGCCTCGGTGAGTCCATGAGGCAAGTCTCCCGAGAGACCGGGCCGACATCTCGCTTAAAATAAGGTTAACCTGTGTAAAGCTGCTGTTGAATTTCACCTTTAGCTAGGCGATCGCCATCATGAATTTCCCGAATGCGGGCAGTATTTTGACGACACTCATTCAAGGAGATGGGGTTGGAGGGTTAGCCCGCCGTGTTGAAGGGTTAGAGGCCCATCAATTCATTACATTGCTGGATTTCATCACCGCAGAATTTCAGCAATACACCCGGGCGATCGAATTTCTCAACGACAGCACCTTAGAAACCATCCTAGAAGAACTCCTTGATGCCTTCACCCTTAAAATTGGACAAATTTTAAAAGCCGAACGAACAACGATTTTTCTCTTGGATCGCGATCGGCAACAGCTTTGGTCGAAAGTCATCCTTGACGATGGCACATCTAAAGAACTCCGCCTTCCCTCCAATGTCGGCATTCTTGGACAAGTGGCTAGTACCGGAATTGGAGTCACCGTTGCCTCGCCTCATGACCATGCCCTGTTTAACAAGGAAGTCGATGAATTTTCGGGCGATCGTGCCCATAACCTCCTTTGCGCCCCTATTTTTAGTCGCAAAAATGCAGGTCAAGTTATGGCAGTGGTTCAACTCCTTAATCACCAGGAATGCAAGCAGTTTACGGAAGAAGATTTAGCCACGTTTGATAATTTTTCCGATACCATTGGTATCATCCTTGAAAGTTGCCAATCCTTCTATCGCGCTGCCCAAAATCAACGGGGGGTTTCTGCATTACTTAATGCCACTACCTCCCTCGGACAAAGTCTCGATTTAGAAACAACCCTAAGAACTGTTATGGATCAGGCTCGGCAATTACTCAAAGCCGACCGCAGTACTCTCTTTTTGTTAGCTGACGATAGACGAGAACTTTGGACTAAAATCGCCAAGGCTGACGGTACAACCATGATGGAAATCCGGATTCCTAGTAATAAGGGAATTGCTGGCTATGTTGCATCCACCGGTAAGCCTCTCAATATTTCTGATGCCTATGAAGACCCCCGTTTTGACCCCTCCACCGACAAGAAAACTGGCTATATTACCCGTAATATTCTCTGTATGCCAGTCTTCAACTCGGAAGGTGACCTGATTGGCGTTACTCAACTCATCAATAAATATCAGGGTAGTTTCACCCAAGCGGATGAGTTTTTTATGGAAGCTTTTAATATTCAAGCCGGAATTGCCTTAGAAAATGCTCAACTCTTCCAAGATGTCAATGTTGAAAAACAATATCAAAAAGATATTTTACAAAGTCTTTCTGATGCAGTTATCTCTACGGATATGCGGGGTAATATTGTTACGATTAATGAGGCAGCATTAGAGCTTCTCGGCTGTCCTATAAAATCAGAAAATGGAAAATATCATCAACAGGTTTGGGAAGAAAGTCTAATTGGCTGCTTAGTTTGGGAAGCCATTCCCATTGAAA harbors:
- a CDS encoding filamentous hemagglutinin N-terminal domain-containing protein; amino-acid sequence: MSHHVLQDIHWPHLVAGLVILQSLTPSPSLSQLRPDDSLPENSRLVPEGNQIRIEGGTVRGDTLFHSFQEFSIPESLEVHLDNAPNLETIITRVTGSDLSQLDGHLSANGTANLILINPNGIHFGDNARLSIGGAFLGTTAEQIQFADGSVWGTSPSQSPPLLQISVPIGLQFGDTPGTIVNRSQARDSQGEVRGLDAAQLSLLAGEVQMVGGGVRSPQRMEFGSFGPGSRVNLDGQGRVAAVTARTLGPIELTQGAILEGGEIRLLGDRLAMTEAQILSSGTGAIAIDMQTGVDLNPESRILSQNGPDVQIQTQQFHLRDNAAVVSSVDDGGQGGDITLEAREGIMLLGSGFEPFSQYLATMAGDGLQPLTVISGIFSQGVSGQAGDIHLITDGDLTLQQGSMVNQAVFESAQGGNLTVDVGESLDIQESGFLSLTLPNSQGSAADVTINTDRLRIRDGGIVAGATFGDGHSGQITIAAQDRIDVINSRADAFILTGIFSNSFLATGTAGDIHIVTTHLRAVDGGTIASNSGGWLGNVLIIEGGSGGDINIQARESLELTGLSEDGRFGSGIVTATFGSFPSGNVTLHTPRLILQDGAGLSTETFGPADGGRLEVRADEIHLSGRSPIFGFRNFFASTSGRQDIRPDATGAGGDIQVFSDRITLRDDSRFDVRSFGEGAAGNLEVTAREILLDRGSNFNAETVSGPGGNIQVRSQALQLRQGSTINTDAGTADGGNISITTSTLVALENSNISANALEGRGGQVHITAEGMFGIAFRESPTAQSDITASSLLGPEFSGEVSINSPEINFSAALMSLPEPLTPLVMLSNCHIGDSRFITTGQGGLPQVPWTPTTDPVVWEDIQVPAAPTDVSEQPPQSPSSPQPRLREAQALQFDDQGTPRLAGDRTPQPSLLIPGNPGC
- a CDS encoding glutathione S-transferase family protein, which translates into the protein MALGQLVNGQWTSKRQQDDEQGRFLRPPTRFRNWMTQEGEQGFTPEAGRYHLYVSYACPWAHRTLIMRALKGLEQAISLSVVDPYMGVEGWFFSEAPGCIPDTVNGTTYVRDLYLKVDPQMTGRVTVPILWDKQQQTIVNNESREIIRMLDQAFFAEDPQRNFCPPDLQGRIDQTIDAIYQPINNGVYRAGFATTQGAYEDAVNELFAALDHWESVLQKQAYLCGDRLTEADICLFTTLIRFDAVYYGHFKCNRRHIWDYPHLWDYVKRIYHHPGISETCNFEHIKAHYYRSHDAINPTGIVPVGPELPL
- a CDS encoding tRNA-(ms[2]io[6]A)-hydroxylase, encoding MIFAPQQSDTRFADTTRLPSIKFLEEPTSDTWIEQAIAHLDTILLDHSHCERKAAANALNLMCRYPSDGPLLRELTRLAEEELEHFRQVNEILEERGIPLAPLNAPPYASQLKRQLRHNEPERKLDLLLVSGLIEARSHERLGLLATHLPEPDLAEFYRSLMASEARHYGIFWILATHEFPRDVVNRRLRELAQVESEILASLHPEPRIHS